A single region of the Geobacillus subterraneus genome encodes:
- a CDS encoding GNAT family N-acetyltransferase: MEHKKTYNAKELKTPNGTLLIEGPVTPEALASYEFHRDLTSFRQPSKQHEALIEIAKLPEGRIIIARRGETIVGYVTFLYPDPLERWSEGKMDNLIELGAIEVIPEFRGFGVGKNLLIVSMMDDAMEDYIIITTEYYWHWDLKGTGLNVWEYRKVMEKMMNAGGLVWYATDDPEICSHPANCLMVRIGKRVDPESIQRFDRLRFMNRYMY; encoded by the coding sequence ATGGAACATAAAAAAACGTATAACGCCAAGGAGCTGAAAACGCCGAACGGAACGCTTCTCATCGAAGGGCCGGTGACGCCGGAAGCGTTGGCCAGCTACGAATTTCACCGTGACTTAACTTCATTTCGCCAACCCTCTAAACAGCACGAAGCGTTAATCGAGATCGCCAAGCTGCCGGAAGGCCGGATCATTATCGCCCGCCGCGGCGAAACGATCGTCGGTTATGTCACATTTTTATATCCCGACCCGCTTGAACGTTGGTCTGAAGGGAAGATGGACAATTTAATCGAGCTCGGCGCCATCGAAGTGATCCCGGAGTTTCGCGGCTTTGGCGTTGGAAAAAATTTGTTGATTGTCTCCATGATGGACGATGCGATGGAAGATTATATCATCATTACCACTGAGTATTATTGGCATTGGGATTTGAAAGGGACCGGGCTGAACGTATGGGAATACCGGAAAGTGATGGAGAAAATGATGAACGCCGGCGGACTCGTCTGGTACGCGACCGATGACCCGGAAATTTGTTCCCATCCGGCGAACTGCCTCATGGTCCGTATCGGCAAACGGGTCGATCCGGAATCGATTCAACGGTTTGACCGGCTTCGCTTTATGAACCGCTATATGTACTAA
- the ytxJ gene encoding bacillithiol system redox-active protein YtxJ, translating into MGMEKLETTEQFDRIMQETRRFLFVKHSLTCPISQAAFRECEKFAADHPELAVYCLYVQEARPLSNYIAERTGVKHESPQVLLFENGQVVWHASHWKITYEALNTHTAIA; encoded by the coding sequence GTGGGAATGGAGAAACTGGAGACGACCGAACAGTTTGACCGCATCATGCAAGAAACGCGCCGCTTTTTGTTCGTTAAACATAGCTTGACATGCCCGATCAGCCAAGCGGCGTTCCGTGAGTGCGAGAAGTTTGCCGCCGATCATCCGGAGCTGGCTGTCTATTGCTTATACGTTCAGGAGGCGCGCCCGCTTTCCAACTACATCGCGGAGCGGACGGGCGTGAAGCACGAGTCGCCGCAAGTGCTGCTGTTTGAAAACGGCCAAGTCGTCTGGCATGCGTCGCATTGGAAGATTACGTACGAGGCGTTGAACACGCATACTGCCATCGCATAA
- a CDS encoding acetoin utilization protein AcuC produces the protein MSEKCVFVYSEQFLRYKFHDDHPFNQLRVKLTYDLLRTLGALDDRHIIAPRIATDDELALIHDRSYIEAVKAAGRGELSETAAMNYGLGTEDTPIFPNMHEASALLVGSTLTAVDCVLSGQADHALNLGGGLHHGFRGKASGFCVYNDSAVAIQYIREKYGLRVLYVDTDAHHGDGVQWAFYDDPNVCTFSIHETGRYLFPGTGNVNERGHGAGYGYSFNIPVDAFTEDESWLYAYTTALREIADFFRPDVIVTQNGVDAHYYDPLTHLSVTMKTYRAIPKLAHQIAHEYCGGRWIAVGGGGYDIWRVVPRAWALLWLEMTEQSDISGPLPAAWRERWQPLSPVSLPLEWGDPDDLYPPIPRKAEISEKNAQTTEKALYFIRSQRRAGT, from the coding sequence ATGAGCGAAAAGTGCGTATTTGTTTACAGCGAGCAATTTCTTCGTTATAAGTTCCATGACGACCACCCGTTCAACCAGCTGCGGGTGAAGCTGACGTACGACTTGCTGCGGACGCTCGGCGCTTTGGATGATCGGCATATCATCGCCCCGCGCATCGCGACGGACGATGAACTCGCGCTCATTCATGACCGTTCGTACATCGAGGCGGTCAAGGCCGCCGGGCGCGGCGAGCTTTCCGAAACAGCCGCGATGAACTACGGCCTCGGCACCGAAGATACGCCGATCTTCCCGAACATGCACGAGGCGAGCGCGCTCCTTGTCGGCAGCACGCTGACGGCTGTCGATTGCGTTCTGTCCGGACAGGCCGATCATGCCCTCAACCTTGGCGGCGGCTTGCATCACGGGTTCCGCGGCAAGGCATCCGGCTTTTGCGTCTACAATGACAGCGCGGTCGCCATTCAATACATCCGCGAAAAATACGGACTGCGCGTCTTATATGTCGACACGGACGCCCACCACGGCGACGGGGTGCAATGGGCGTTTTATGACGATCCGAACGTCTGCACGTTTTCGATTCATGAGACGGGCCGCTACTTGTTTCCGGGGACGGGAAACGTCAACGAACGCGGCCACGGAGCGGGGTACGGCTATTCGTTCAACATTCCGGTTGATGCGTTTACGGAGGATGAGTCATGGCTTTACGCCTACACGACGGCGCTTCGGGAAATCGCCGACTTTTTCCGCCCCGATGTCATTGTGACGCAAAATGGAGTGGACGCCCATTATTACGACCCGCTTACCCATTTGTCGGTGACGATGAAAACGTATCGCGCCATTCCGAAGCTCGCCCACCAAATCGCCCATGAATATTGCGGTGGCCGCTGGATCGCCGTCGGCGGCGGGGGGTATGACATTTGGCGCGTCGTCCCGCGGGCGTGGGCGCTTCTTTGGCTTGAAATGACGGAACAATCCGATATTTCCGGCCCGCTGCCGGCCGCTTGGCGCGAGCGATGGCAACCGCTTTCACCGGTCTCCTTGCCGCTTGAATGGGGCGATCCGGACGACTTGTACCCGCCGATCCCGCGCAAGGCGGAAATTAGCGAAAAAAATGCCCAGACGACGGAAAAGGCGTTGTATTTCATTCGCAGCCAGCGGCGCGCGGGCACCTGA
- a CDS encoding DUF948 domain-containing protein, with amino-acid sequence MEWLLYASAALVAAAFLLLSVYIARTLIVLQETLRRLAAAVSHADEQVQTVAKEVTQLLHTANSIAGDVQNKAEKLNHAVEAVNEIGGTVRSLNRALRQTAAALSARAGQGQEKWAKALRWANVLLDIWEKWREREQLRKKEGVPNGEK; translated from the coding sequence GTGGAATGGCTTTTGTATGCGAGCGCCGCGCTCGTCGCTGCCGCTTTTTTGCTTCTTTCGGTTTACATAGCGAGAACGCTCATTGTTTTGCAGGAGACGCTGCGCCGGCTGGCCGCGGCGGTGAGCCATGCCGATGAACAAGTGCAAACGGTTGCGAAGGAAGTGACCCAGCTTCTTCATACGGCCAACAGCATTGCCGGCGATGTGCAAAACAAGGCGGAAAAGTTAAACCATGCGGTTGAGGCGGTAAATGAAATCGGCGGCACTGTCCGGTCGCTGAACCGCGCGCTCCGGCAGACAGCAGCGGCGCTGTCGGCGAGAGCGGGCCAAGGGCAAGAAAAGTGGGCGAAAGCGCTGCGCTGGGCAAATGTTTTGCTTGATATATGGGAAAAATGGAGAGAAAGAGAACAACTACGGAAAAAGGAGGGTGTGCCAAATGGCGAAAAATAA
- a CDS encoding IS1182 family transposase: MKHDHISFKEYTMDNLSLPSNIADLIPRDNMAHVVHEMVERIPMETFLAYYKGGGASAYHPKMMTKILLYAYTQKMYHGREIARQLEVHLPLMWLSGFQKPDFRSINRFRSERMKDLIDDLFREMITLLVADGYVKMEDYFVDGTKIEANANRYTFVWRKSAEKYQEKLQANVDRLIAQIEAIVEEEKAEDIDPSPAFTSEEIRKKTEEWEKRLEAEPDNQPLKKAIKKMKEDYLPRSEKYEHQLHVCGDRNSYSKTDVDATFMRLKEDHMRNGQLKPAYNVQVGSSGQFILGYSLHQRPGDTRCLLPHLETVREKYGVEPERLIADAAYGSEENYVKLEEKHISALIKYHTYEKENTRKVKKNPHHQQNWTYVEEEDVWICANGKKLVRTGTSKQTTESGYTSVTRHYQCHECEGCPFRSACTTSKYGRTTQWNPVYHEQKQKARERLESEEGQARYRQRQTDIESVFGQIKQNRGFRRFVLRGLQKVSIEWGLVCAAHNLLKKAARDKQLSLVA, translated from the coding sequence ATGAAACATGATCATATTTCCTTTAAAGAGTATACCATGGACAACCTCTCTTTGCCAAGCAACATCGCCGATCTCATTCCACGGGATAACATGGCCCACGTGGTTCATGAGATGGTTGAACGCATCCCGATGGAGACGTTTCTTGCTTACTACAAAGGAGGGGGCGCCTCCGCCTATCATCCGAAAATGATGACCAAAATTCTCCTTTACGCTTACACCCAAAAAATGTATCATGGCCGTGAGATTGCACGGCAGCTCGAAGTCCACCTTCCCCTCATGTGGCTAAGTGGATTTCAAAAGCCGGACTTCCGCTCCATCAATCGGTTTCGTTCGGAGCGGATGAAAGACCTGATTGACGACCTGTTCCGGGAAATGATCACGCTGCTCGTGGCCGACGGCTATGTCAAGATGGAAGATTATTTTGTGGATGGAACGAAAATTGAAGCGAATGCCAACCGGTACACCTTCGTTTGGCGCAAATCGGCTGAGAAGTACCAGGAGAAACTCCAAGCCAATGTCGATCGGCTGATTGCCCAGATCGAGGCGATCGTGGAAGAAGAAAAGGCGGAAGACATCGACCCTTCGCCGGCCTTTACGTCAGAAGAAATCCGAAAGAAAACCGAGGAGTGGGAAAAACGGTTGGAGGCCGAGCCGGACAACCAACCGTTGAAGAAGGCCATCAAGAAGATGAAGGAGGACTACTTGCCCCGCAGTGAAAAGTATGAACACCAACTCCATGTATGCGGGGATCGCAACAGCTATTCCAAGACCGATGTGGATGCCACCTTCATGCGGTTGAAGGAGGATCACATGCGAAACGGCCAGCTCAAGCCGGCCTATAACGTACAGGTGGGTTCTTCCGGCCAATTTATTTTGGGGTATTCCCTTCATCAGAGGCCGGGCGACACTCGTTGTCTTCTCCCGCATTTGGAGACCGTTCGAGAGAAGTACGGCGTGGAACCCGAACGTTTGATCGCTGACGCGGCTTATGGCTCGGAAGAGAACTACGTGAAGCTGGAAGAGAAGCACATATCGGCCTTGATCAAGTACCATACGTATGAGAAGGAGAACACGCGCAAGGTCAAGAAAAATCCGCATCATCAGCAGAATTGGACCTATGTGGAAGAAGAAGACGTTTGGATTTGCGCCAATGGGAAAAAGCTGGTTCGCACCGGAACTTCGAAACAGACCACGGAATCAGGATACACCTCGGTCACCCGACACTACCAATGCCATGAATGCGAAGGATGTCCGTTCCGTTCGGCCTGCACGACTTCCAAGTATGGACGAACCACGCAATGGAACCCCGTCTATCATGAACAAAAACAGAAAGCCCGCGAACGGTTGGAGAGTGAAGAAGGGCAAGCCCGATACCGCCAACGCCAAACCGACATTGAGAGTGTATTTGGGCAAATCAAACAAAATCGCGGGTTTCGTCGCTTTGTCCTGCGAGGCCTCCAAAAAGTTTCCATCGAATGGGGGCTGGTTTGTGCTGCCCACAATCTTCTCAAAAAAGCCGCTAGGGACAAGCAATTGTCCTTGGTGGCGTAA
- the ccpA gene encoding catabolite control protein A, protein MTVTIYDVAREANVSMATVSRVVNGNPNVKPSTRKKVLEAIERLGYRPNAVARGLASKKTTTAGVIIPDISSIFFAELARGIEDIATMYKYNIILSNSDQNKEKELHLLNTMLAKQVDGILFMGGTITGEHVAEFQKSSVPIVLAATVEPNDTIPSVNIDYEQAAFEAVTYLLEKGNRRVAYVTGPTDDPINQRKLAGYRRALEEHGTPYEEELVVEGDNSYDSGLEAYEKIAELPERPTAVFAGTDEMALGIIHSAQDHGVRVPDELEVVGFDNTRLATMVRPRLTTVVQPMYDIGAVAMRLLTKYMNKEQVDNHIVVLPHRLEVRESTK, encoded by the coding sequence ATGACCGTAACGATTTATGATGTGGCGCGAGAGGCGAACGTCTCGATGGCGACGGTCTCGCGTGTCGTAAACGGCAACCCGAACGTCAAGCCGTCGACAAGGAAAAAAGTATTGGAAGCGATTGAGCGGCTCGGGTACCGCCCAAATGCGGTCGCGCGCGGTCTTGCCAGCAAAAAAACGACGACGGCCGGGGTGATCATCCCGGATATTTCGAGCATCTTCTTTGCCGAGCTGGCGCGCGGCATTGAAGATATTGCGACGATGTATAAATACAACATTATTTTAAGCAACTCCGACCAAAACAAAGAAAAAGAGCTGCATTTGCTCAATACGATGCTTGCCAAGCAAGTGGACGGCATTTTGTTTATGGGCGGGACGATCACCGGGGAGCACGTCGCCGAGTTTCAAAAATCGTCCGTGCCGATCGTGCTTGCGGCGACGGTGGAGCCGAACGACACGATCCCCTCGGTGAACATTGACTACGAGCAGGCCGCGTTTGAAGCGGTGACATATTTGCTCGAAAAAGGAAACCGGCGCGTGGCATATGTCACCGGTCCGACCGACGACCCGATCAACCAACGGAAACTGGCCGGCTATCGGCGCGCGCTCGAGGAGCACGGGACGCCGTACGAGGAAGAACTCGTTGTGGAAGGCGACAACTCGTATGACTCCGGCTTGGAAGCATATGAAAAAATCGCTGAGCTCCCCGAGCGGCCGACGGCGGTCTTTGCCGGGACGGACGAAATGGCGCTCGGCATCATCCATAGCGCCCAAGACCACGGGGTGCGCGTGCCGGACGAACTTGAAGTCGTCGGCTTTGACAACACGAGGCTGGCGACGATGGTGCGGCCGCGGCTGACGACCGTCGTGCAACCGATGTATGACATCGGCGCGGTGGCGATGCGGCTGCTGACGAAGTATATGAATAAAGAACAAGTCGACAATCATATCGTCGTCTTGCCGCACCGGTTGGAAGTGCGCGAGTCGACAAAATAA
- a CDS encoding acetoin utilization AcuB family protein, translating to MIVEQVMNTSVVTLRATNTIAEALQLLRHHRIRHLPVTDGEGRLVGLVTDRDLRDASPSIFHLHEHLDDLQKPVSAIMKTDIIVGHPLDFVEEVAALFYEHRIGCLPIVNGGKLVGIITETDLLHTLIQLTGAHQPGSQIEIKVPNEAGMLGKAASIIAEHHVNIASVLLYPASDPNYKILVFRVQTMNPINLIHDLKKAGYTVLWPNLPGVTS from the coding sequence ATGATTGTTGAACAAGTCATGAACACATCGGTGGTCACGCTCCGCGCCACGAACACGATCGCCGAAGCGCTGCAGCTGCTTCGCCATCACCGCATCCGCCATCTTCCGGTCACCGACGGGGAAGGGCGTTTAGTCGGCCTTGTGACGGACCGCGATTTACGCGACGCCAGTCCATCGATTTTCCATCTTCATGAACATCTTGACGACTTGCAAAAACCGGTCAGCGCGATTATGAAAACAGACATCATCGTCGGCCACCCGCTCGATTTCGTCGAAGAAGTCGCCGCGCTCTTTTACGAACACCGGATCGGCTGCTTGCCGATCGTCAACGGCGGAAAGCTCGTTGGCATCATCACGGAAACGGATTTATTGCACACGCTCATTCAGCTGACCGGTGCCCACCAGCCCGGGTCGCAAATCGAAATTAAAGTGCCGAACGAAGCGGGAATGTTAGGCAAAGCGGCGAGCATTATCGCCGAGCACCACGTCAATATCGCCAGCGTCCTTTTGTATCCAGCCAGCGATCCAAACTATAAAATTTTAGTGTTTCGCGTCCAAACGATGAACCCGATCAACTTGATCCATGATTTGAAAAAGGCCGGCTATACAGTGCTCTGGCCGAACTTGCCGGGGGTTACGTCATGA
- a CDS encoding bifunctional 3-deoxy-7-phosphoheptulonate synthase/chorismate mutase, with the protein MSNERLDELRARVDEINLQLLKLINERGRLVQEIGKIKEAQGTHRYDPVRERKMLDLISEHNDGPFETSTLQHIFKEIFKAALELQEDDHRKALLVSRKKHPENTIVEVKGERIGDGNQYFVMGPCAVESYEQVAAVAEAVKKQGIKLLRGGAYKPRTSPYDFQGLGVEGLKILKRIADEFDLAVISEIVTPADIETALDYIDVIQIGARNMQNFELLKAAGQVNKPVLLKRGLAATIEEFINAAEYIMSQGNGQIILCERGIRTYERATRNTLDISAVPILKKETHLPVFVDVTHSTGRRDLLIPCAKAALAIGADGVMAEVHPDPAVALSDSAQQMDIAQFNEFMEEVRAFQRQFVQA; encoded by the coding sequence ATGAGCAACGAGAGATTAGATGAGCTGCGGGCGAGAGTCGACGAAATCAACTTGCAGCTGTTGAAGCTGATCAATGAACGGGGGCGTCTCGTCCAAGAGATCGGGAAAATTAAAGAAGCGCAAGGGACGCATCGCTACGACCCGGTGCGTGAGCGGAAAATGCTCGATCTCATTTCCGAGCATAACGACGGACCGTTCGAAACGTCGACGCTGCAGCACATTTTCAAGGAAATTTTTAAAGCGGCGCTCGAACTGCAAGAAGATGACCACCGGAAAGCGCTGCTCGTCTCACGGAAAAAACATCCGGAAAACACGATCGTCGAAGTGAAAGGCGAACGGATCGGCGACGGCAACCAATATTTTGTCATGGGGCCGTGCGCTGTTGAAAGCTACGAGCAGGTGGCTGCGGTCGCTGAAGCGGTGAAAAAGCAAGGCATTAAGCTGCTGCGCGGCGGCGCCTACAAACCGCGCACATCGCCGTACGACTTCCAAGGGCTCGGCGTCGAGGGGCTGAAAATTTTGAAACGGATCGCCGATGAATTTGATTTGGCGGTCATTAGCGAAATCGTCACTCCGGCGGATATTGAGACCGCCTTGGATTATATCGATGTCATCCAAATCGGGGCGCGCAACATGCAAAACTTTGAGCTGCTGAAAGCGGCCGGCCAAGTCAATAAGCCGGTTTTGCTGAAGCGCGGCTTAGCGGCGACGATTGAGGAGTTCATCAACGCTGCTGAATACATTATGTCGCAAGGCAACGGGCAAATCATTTTGTGCGAGCGCGGCATCCGCACGTACGAGCGGGCGACGCGCAATACGCTCGACATTTCGGCGGTGCCGATCTTGAAGAAAGAAACGCACTTGCCGGTGTTCGTTGATGTCACCCACTCGACCGGGCGGCGCGATCTTCTCATTCCGTGCGCCAAAGCGGCGTTGGCGATCGGCGCTGACGGCGTCATGGCCGAAGTGCACCCGGATCCGGCCGTCGCTTTGTCCGACTCCGCCCAACAAATGGATATTGCTCAATTCAACGAATTTATGGAAGAAGTGCGCGCGTTCCAACGCCAGTTCGTTCAGGCGTAA
- the acsA gene encoding acetate--CoA ligase, with protein sequence MKTELLPVVQGDYNLKNYEEAYEQFQWTETERAFSWHETGRVNMAYEAIDRHAESFRKNKVALYYRDAVRNEKYTFKEMKEMSNKVANVLKQVADIEKGDRVFVFMPRSPELYFTVLGIIKTGAIVGPLFEAFMEGAVRDRLEDSGAKAIVTTPELLPRVPVGDLPELKYVFLVGDGVVEEGPYIDLKKRMNEASKHFDIEWVDRQDGLILHYTSGSTGKPKGVLHVHNAMIQHYQTAKWVLDLKEDDIYWCTADPGWVTGTSYGIFGPWLCGASSVIVGGRFSPDAWYQTIEDFGVTVWYSAPTAFRMLMGAGDEVVKKYDLSSLRHILSVGEPLNPEVIRWGLKVFGRRIHDTWWMTETGAHLICNYPCMEIKPGSMGKPIPGVEAAIIDDQGNVLPPYRMGNLAIKKGWPSMMKTIWNNPQKYESYFIGDWYVSGDSAYMDEDGYFWFQGRVDDVINTSGERVGPFEVESKLVEHPAVAEAGVIGKPDPVRGEIIKAFIALREGYEPSEELKEDIRQFVKKGLAAHAAPREIEFRDKLPKTRSGKIMRRVLKAWELNLPTGDLSTMED encoded by the coding sequence ATGAAAACGGAGCTGCTACCAGTCGTACAAGGGGACTACAACTTGAAAAACTACGAGGAAGCATACGAACAGTTTCAATGGACGGAAACGGAGAGGGCATTTTCTTGGCATGAAACCGGACGGGTCAACATGGCGTATGAGGCGATCGACCGCCATGCCGAGTCGTTCCGCAAAAATAAGGTGGCGCTTTACTACCGCGACGCTGTGCGGAATGAGAAATACACGTTCAAAGAGATGAAAGAGATGTCCAACAAGGTCGCCAACGTCTTAAAACAGGTGGCCGACATTGAAAAAGGCGACCGCGTATTTGTGTTTATGCCGCGCTCGCCGGAGCTGTATTTTACGGTGCTCGGCATCATTAAAACCGGCGCCATCGTCGGGCCGCTGTTTGAAGCGTTTATGGAGGGGGCGGTGCGCGACCGTCTGGAAGACAGCGGGGCGAAGGCGATCGTCACGACGCCGGAGCTTTTGCCGCGCGTGCCGGTGGGCGACTTGCCGGAGCTGAAGTACGTCTTTTTGGTCGGCGACGGCGTTGTCGAAGAAGGGCCGTACATCGATTTGAAAAAGCGGATGAACGAGGCGAGCAAGCACTTCGACATCGAATGGGTCGACCGCCAGGACGGCTTGATTTTGCACTATACGTCCGGTTCGACCGGAAAGCCGAAAGGCGTCCTGCACGTCCATAACGCGATGATTCAGCACTATCAAACCGCCAAATGGGTGCTTGACTTAAAAGAAGACGACATTTACTGGTGCACGGCCGATCCGGGCTGGGTGACCGGAACGTCGTACGGCATTTTCGGCCCGTGGCTGTGCGGGGCGTCAAGCGTCATCGTCGGCGGCCGCTTCAGCCCGGACGCTTGGTATCAAACGATCGAAGACTTCGGCGTCACCGTCTGGTACAGCGCGCCGACGGCGTTCCGCATGCTGATGGGCGCCGGCGATGAAGTGGTGAAAAAATACGATTTAAGCTCGCTCCGCCACATTTTGAGCGTCGGCGAGCCGCTCAACCCGGAAGTCATCCGCTGGGGGCTGAAAGTGTTCGGCCGCCGCATCCATGATACGTGGTGGATGACGGAAACGGGCGCCCATCTCATTTGCAACTACCCGTGCATGGAAATTAAGCCGGGATCGATGGGGAAACCGATTCCGGGTGTTGAGGCGGCGATCATCGACGACCAAGGAAACGTCCTGCCGCCGTACCGAATGGGCAACTTGGCCATCAAAAAAGGATGGCCGTCGATGATGAAAACGATTTGGAACAACCCGCAAAAATACGAATCATACTTTATCGGCGATTGGTATGTGTCGGGCGACTCGGCCTACATGGATGAAGACGGCTATTTCTGGTTCCAAGGGCGCGTAGACGATGTCATCAATACATCGGGCGAGCGCGTCGGGCCGTTTGAAGTCGAAAGCAAGCTTGTCGAGCATCCGGCCGTTGCGGAAGCCGGCGTCATCGGCAAGCCCGATCCGGTGCGCGGGGAAATCATCAAGGCGTTCATCGCGCTTCGCGAAGGCTATGAGCCGTCCGAAGAGTTGAAGGAGGACATCCGTCAGTTTGTGAAAAAAGGGCTCGCCGCCCATGCTGCGCCGCGCGAGATCGAGTTCCGCGACAAGCTGCCGAAAACGCGAAGCGGAAAAATTATGCGCCGCGTCTTAAAGGCATGGGAGCTCAACTTGCCGACCGGCGACTTATCGACCATGGAAGACTAA